Proteins from one Ornithobacterium rhinotracheale genomic window:
- a CDS encoding C40 family peptidase, with protein sequence MIKKSYYILLSVLLLSACGSFHRINKNRHTTFKKTKVDNSVSGRARTVLNEAHYYFGTPYKYGGTTKKGMDCSGLLWNSYQKVNIQLPRVSREQAEYGMKVKLKNVQPGDAVFFNTSGSGISHAGIVDRVSGGEIFFIHASSSKGVMVSSLEEPYWKKRFVKAVRYLH encoded by the coding sequence ATGATTAAAAAATCCTACTATATTTTACTTTCAGTTTTATTATTAAGTGCTTGTGGCTCTTTTCACCGAATCAATAAAAACCGCCATACGACTTTTAAAAAAACTAAAGTGGACAATAGCGTGAGTGGTCGCGCGAGAACGGTTCTTAACGAAGCGCATTACTATTTCGGGACACCATATAAATATGGCGGAACGACTAAAAAAGGCATGGATTGTTCGGGATTACTTTGGAATTCGTACCAAAAAGTAAATATTCAGCTGCCACGCGTTTCTCGTGAGCAAGCGGAATATGGTATGAAAGTTAAATTAAAAAATGTTCAGCCTGGAGATGCGGTTTTCTTCAATACATCGGGTAGTGGGATTTCGCACGCAGGCATCGTAGACCGAGTTTCTGGCGGCGAGATTTTCTTTATCCACGCATCTTCCTCAAAAGGAGTAATGGTGAGCTCGCTCGAAGAGCCTTATTGGAAAAAAAGATTTGTAAAAGCAGTGCGCTACTTGCACTAA